Genomic DNA from Candidatus Hinthialibacter antarcticus:
CTGAAACCGGCGGTGCCGCGATATTCGCGCACTTCTTCTTCGGTCAAATCGCAGACGTACGCCTTGTCCGCCTTGATGAGTTGGACGGCCCAATCATACAACTGGTCAAAATAATCGGAGGCGTAAAACACATTGCCCCAGGTATAGCCCAGCCATTGGATGTCTTCTTGAATCGCCTCGACGAACTCGGTTTTCTCTTTTTCGGGGTTGGTATCGTCGAAGCGCAGGTTGCAAACGCCTTTGTATTCTTCGGCCACGCCGAAACTAAGGCTGATTGCCTTGGCGTGACCAATGTGGAGATATCCATTAGGTTCGGGCGGAAAGCGGGTTTGCAGGCGCCCGTCATTTTTGCCTGCTTCAAGGTCTTTTTCGATAATTTCCCGGATAAAATCTTTGGAACGGGGCGCGTCGTTGTCCGCCATCAACTGAACTCCTCAAATCTGAATGATAAAAATGAATGAGCAACTATTGTAACCAAACCCAGGCCAAGTCGAAGAAAGACAGCGCGATTTAAAATTGGTTTTTTTAGAACTCGTCATTAAAAGCCTATCATGCGAGAGAGTGAAACGACCGAAGCCTTGGGAGGGCGAGTCTCCCGACGAGCCGCGATCATGAAAAACAGTTTCGCTCTCATGCGGCTCACCAGGAGGTTCGCCCTCCCCACGATAGATGGCTTTTCATGCTTAACGATTGAATTGGTTCATGGCTTTTTCGATGCCGTCTTTGAGCAGCGTTTCGACGGCGTCGATTGCGTTGATGAGAGCGTCGTCGATCACTTCGCGCTCTTTTTTTGAGAACGGACTTAACACATAGTCCGCCCAATCGCCGACCGGCTCGCCCACACCGATTCGCAGCCGGGGCGCCTCGTCGGTCTGCAAGTTATCAATAATCGAACGCAGGCCGTTATGCCCGCCGTGGCTTCCCTTTCGGCGCATACGCAACGTACCGAGCGGTAGATGGACTTCGTCGTACATCACCAGGGTTTCTTGCAGGGAGAACTCAGGCTCGTTGAGCAAGCGGCGCAAAGCAACGCCTGAGCGGTTCATATAGATCATCGGCTTGACCAACGCAACCGGCTGGTCAAGAAATTCACCCGTGCCAAATAAAAACGTCGGGCCTTTTTGATCGACCGGGACTTTCCAGCGTTGCGAAAGCAAATCGACCAAATCGAACCCGACGTTGTGACGGGTGTTTTCATACTCGGCGCCAGGGTTTCCCAACCCCGCGAATAACCACATAAAGAATTCTCCGCCCGGTTATTTGGACGCTTCTTCTTTTGCGTCTTCGCCTTCGGCGTCGCCTTCTTCACCCTCGACGCCTTCTTCGCCTTCTTCGCCCTCTTCATCGGTTTCCGTGCTCATAACAGCCGGGATGGTCACTGTCGCGAGAGCATCTTCAAGCGCGGTCAAGATTGTGTATTTGGGGTTCTCAGGGATATCCGACACGTGCAAGGTATCGCCAACCGCTAAGTCGGAGATATCGACTTCGATGTGGTCGGGGATATCCAACGGCAAACATTCGATATCGATTTCGCGCTGCACCAACTCGAATACGCCGCCTTCTTTGACGCCCTTGGCTGTGCCAAGCGTCGCGACGGGCACGGTCAGAGTAATCGGCTTGTCGATAGAGATGCGCAAAAAGTCGACATGGTCGAGCGAACCGCGCAGTGGATGGTGTTGCGTATCGCGCAACAGCGTCAAGGTCTCATTGCCGGAATCTGAAAATTTCAGATTGACCAGAATGTTTTCTGACTCGGCGCCATGTAATGACTTTTCAAGCACGCGGCGATCAACCGACACCGCCATTGATTCTTCGCTGCCGCCGTAGACCACGGCAGGCAACATCCCCGCGCGACGCGTACTGCGGGCGCCGCCTTTACCAACTCGGTCCCGTAATTGAACGGGCAATTCCATGCGTTTCATGATGACCTCCGAAACATCGCAATTTGCGATTCGCTTTTATCGTTATTCTGTTTCATTTTTTATGTCATTTGGGTATGTCACTTGATTGTGCTGCAAATTGGCGAACGGCCCAATGCTCATGCCGCGCGGGATGGTGCATCCACGCAAATACGAACTATTGATGCGGCAGCCGTCATTGATTTCACATTCTTCCACCTGGGTCAATGGACCAATTTCACATCCCTGGCCGATTTGGGTTTTGCCGATCAAAAATGTATTGGGGTGAATGATGGTGTCAATGCCAATACTAACGCTGTCGTCGATAAACGTGGTGGACGGATCGACAATGGTCACGCCCGACAACATCAGCCGTTCAAGAATGCGGCTGCGCATGATGCGCTCAGCCAGCGCAAACTGGATGCGGTTGTTAATGCCCATGGTTTCTGACGGGTCTTTGGTCACCCAGGCTTCGACGCGTTTTTTTTCTTTGACCATAATATGAATGACGTCGGTCAGGTAATATTCGCCTTGGTTATTGTCCGGCTTGATTTGATCGAGCGCCCAGAAGAGGTCTTGAGAATCAAACATATAAATTCCCGTGTTGATCTCATTGATCTTCTTCTCATACATATTGGCGTCTTTGTCTTCGACGATTGACATGACGGCGTTGTCGCCGCTGCGCAATATGCGTCCGTAGCCAGAGGGGTCATCCATCTCGGTGGTCAACACCGTGGCGGATGCGTCCTGGTGGCGGTGGCGGTCAACGATTTTTTCAATGGTCTGGCGAGTCAATAATGGAGCGTCGCCCACTAAGACCATCACGTCGCTTTGTTCTTTTAAATCTAAAAGCGGCTTGGCGCAGAGAACGGCGTGTCCGGTGCCTTTGCGTTCTTCCTGGACGGCGAAGTCAACGTTGAAGCCGTTTAAGGCGTCGCGCACCATTTCGTTCGCGAAACCAATGACGACTACATTCTTGCGGTCAATGAGTCCATCCAGGCTGCGCAGGATGTGGACGATCATGGGGCGGCCGCAAACGCGGTGAAGCGATTTGGGCTGCTTAGAGCGCATACGGGTGCCGTCGCCGGCGGCCAGTATGATTGACGATATCGGTTTGGTTGCCTTACTCATCAAACGCTCCAAAATTCGTTAAACACAAAAAAAGCCCGCAGGGGCTTCTCTGGTCTGCATACAGTATTCAAATAGAATAGCAGAAAATTATGGTTCCCCACTTGCAATCGGTCAAGCGGATTGAACCACCCGACCCGAAACTTCATCAATTTGTTCTGTCATCCATTGGGCGGCAATCTCCCCGCCGTTACACGCCAACAGCGAACCCGAGAGCGAATTCCGCATGGAACAGGCAGCGAAAAAATCATCAATTGTGTCCCAATTTCCCTGAAAAAACAGGTCTGTTTCGATTTTTAACATAGGAAGTTGCAGGGCGGTTTGCTGTTCGAGAACGCCATATTCACGGAAGCCATCTCTGGGAACGTAGGCCATCGGGGTTTGATGGGCGATGCACTCGGTATTGAGGCCATACCCCAGTTTTGCGATCACTAAATCGGCTGCGTTGACCAAATCGGGGTGATAAATGGCTTGTGGGTCGAGATAAACAGCGTTTGCAACACCCTTAAAAATTGCGTCAAAGGTCAGAAATTTCCAATGCGGATAGCGCGAAAGCGTTTCCGGTTTGACGCCATTGACGCCCAAACCGCCAAATGACAATAGCGCGACGGGCTGTTCATCTGAGACGCCCCATTCTTTGCGCATGTCCTGGCGGGATTTCTTCGCCGTCCGCACAATCATGGGGATGTCAAGAATACGCGGGAAAACCGACAAATCGCCTGAAAGCGGCGTACGCAACAAGCAATCCGTCTTGTTGTAATAATTAGAAATCGCTTCGATGATGGGCGCAAATTTTGAGTCGTCATCAAGGTATTCTTCGAAAATCCAGTTCCAACAGAAATTGGCGATGATCGTACAGGGCAACTCAGCCGCTTGCGCGACCGCAACCGCAAAGGGCGAAATATCGCCCACGATCAAACAGGCGTTTTGTTCTGCTAAAAATGCCCGTTCGTCTTGCGCCATCTGCGGGTAATTTTCCAGCAGCGCCTCCCAGCGCTTCCGCGTTGCGGAGGCGTCGATTCCCAGGCTGTCGGGCTGGACCACGCCGCAATCGTGATCGAGTTTGCGGTATTCAAACGAGCGCTTTAAATAGTGACGAAACAGCCATTCCGGCGCCGCAGTCACAATGGCGACGCCCACATGATCGGGAATATTGGCTATGACTTCCATCGCCCGGGTTGAATGACCGAAACCGTGCGAGGAGATATAAAAAACAATGGATTGCATGGCGATCCTAACCGTATAAAAAAAATCAAACAAAAAAACGTAAACCCAATATAGCCCTAGATGTCAAAAACGGGGAGATTGCTTCGCGATGAGATGGAATTTTGTTTCTTTAATATGAAATCCCCCCGTTCGCTGCGACGCCACCCCCTTAGAGCATAAACTTCATTGGTCATGGGGAGGGCGAACTTCCTGGTGAGCCGGATAATACCGAACGCCTTTCTCATTTTCGCGGCTCGGCGGGAGCCTCGCCCTCCCCGCACGAATGATAAGCAGCGCGAATACCTGGCGGGCGGCTTTTTAGCCCCCTTTTTTAAGGGGGGACGGCGCTGAAAGCGCCAGGGGGATTCGGGCGCAACACGTTGCGCCCCTACAGGGCTGAAGAATAAATATGGCCTATAATGACAACTTTTTACATGAGAAACGGTCGAAATTCTAACAGTCCAATTGATATATGGAATTTTTTGGTTAAAATCCTAAGTGGCTTAACAATATACCATCCAACATAGAAGAGGCAAAAACATGGGGAAGAAAGCGTTTACATTAATTGAACTTCTGATTGTCGTCGCCATCATCGGCATCCTCGCAGCAATCGCCGTACCGAACTTCTTGAACGCACAGATTCGCGCCAAAGCGGCCCGTACGTTCTCTGACCTCCGCACATTGCATGACCAGGTCAGCATTCGCCAATTAGACACTGGCCTTTGGTTGATCGACGGAAACGACTCTGGCGACAGTATCAATCCAGAAGGCTGCAAATACCCAAGCCATCTTGGTCAAGCATTCGGCAAGACATGCGGAAACTCCAATGTGGTTTGCAATGGAATTGGCGATAACTTCTTTGATGGACGCATTTGGGCGCAATTGACGACCCCAGTGAACTACATGGGCTCCATTCCAACCGATCCCTTTGCTAACGGCATGTTTTACGGTTACGAAGACCGTGACTGCGCGAACGGCGAAGGACGCAACAACCACTGGTTGATGTTTGCCGCCGGCCCTGACGGCGACCACGGCGACTGGATCGACCGTAACGCCGAAGCCTATAACCCCTCAAACGGCGTCACCTCAAATGGCGACATCTGGCGCGCCCACGTCTTCAAAGACAGTTTCTTCACCACCGAATTTTTGGGCATCACCATCGTTACCTTCTAATTCAAGCAGTTATTAAGACGACTACAGACCGGGCGGGAGAAATTCTCCCGCCCGTTTTTTATTTCCCATAAATACAATCGGTTTATCCCTAAAATTTTTACTGGACTCAGGGTTTTAATAATACTATATTGATGAATCGCATTTATTATAAATTGATTCGATTCTGTTTATTCTGAGGAGATACTTTGATGTTAAAAAAGCAAGGTTTTACGCTGATTGAACTACTGATCGTTGTTGCCATTATCGGAATTTTGGCCGCAATCGCCGTTCCCAACTTTTTGAATGCGCAGATTCGCGCCAAAGTCGCGCGTAGTTATTCTGACATGCGGGCGACATCAACGGCGGTGGCTATTTTTAATACGGATCGAGGCATGATGCTGGTTGATATCCGTGACGATGATACGGATATTGGACAAAAACGCATTCAGGAAGAATTCTCCGGCGTGGGCTGGAACGGCGGCGGCGGCAACCGAAATAACTTAGCCGTATTGTCTCCATTAACGACCCCAGTCGCCTATATGGGGAGCCTACCGATTTCACCATTTGTTAATTCCAGTTTGTTCACAATCAGCGGTGGAAACAATGAAGCCTACGGACGAATTGGCAACCAGTATTACGCCTATTGGGACAATGACCCTGAAATCAAAGAACCAGCCGGCAATAATCATAATGACTGGAACCTCGCCGCGCTATCAAACTATGTCAGTAATTTTACTCCCTGGAGCTACGTTTTCATTACCTTTGGCCCCTCGGCTGGAACGGACAACACGACCAACACGCTTGAACCCTACCAACCGTCAAATGGAATCACCAGCGCTGGCGAAATCTTCTTATTTAACAGCGGCACCAACAACGAGAACGTGCAGAGAATCAACTAATTGCTATAGAATATTCATGATTGACCTATACAGGCGAGATTTCTCTCGCCTGTATTTTATAACACACAATTGAATGTTCCACTGAATCTCAAATCGTAAACGAAGATAAATACAACATGTTCGGCTTCATTTATCAGTAGGCTGAACTATATTTAATTTGTGAACATTACATTATCCAGGCGAGGTAAGCCATGAATCGGAAAAAAGCATTTACGCTGATTGAACTTCTCATCGTTGTAGCTATTATCGGGATTCTAGCGGCGATCGCCGTCCCTAACTTTTTGAACGCGCAAATGCGGGCGAAAATCACTCGCGTCAAGGCTGATTTTCGTACCGCCAGCACGGGATTTTCGATGTATCAATTGGATCGCAACGCCCACCCTCCCGATCCGGGCGGCCCCTGCGTAGACTGGCAAGCATACGCCAGACTGACAACGCCAATCGCGTACGTCAGCAGTTTGGAAATGTTCCGCGACTTTTTCACCAATGAAGGCGCGGAGGGTGCGATTGGCGCGGCGTGCGACCTGACGTTTTATGATTATGGCCAAGTGCCATACATCGCCGAGTCGGGCGTTGGATATGTGGTAATCAGTTTTGGTCCTGACCGCGACCTTGATATGGGATGGAACGCAGGCTCAATGGACGCGTTGAAAAGCATGGAAGGCAGTAGGCTTACATTTCTCTATGACGCATCAAACGGACTGGTTTCATCGGGCGATTTAATTTTGTCCGCGTTGGGCGTTCATAATAGATAAAAAGACCGAATCAACAATCTTACCTTCAACGGAGCTTGAGCGATCAAGCTCCGTTTTTTATACCAATATAAAACCTGTGTAATCGTGTGCGCCGCATGTAGGATATGTTTGTATATTTGACTTTAACAGGAAGCCTTCAACGATGGAAACACTCGGCGATTTATATCAACGGATACAGAAAAACGCAAACGTACAGGAAACCTTACGTGAAGCGTTGTTTCATACATACCAGTCTTTAGACCTCGATGAATTTAACGAAGACAGTCCGAATGATGGATTTGACGACGCGGCGCGGTTGATTGAGGCAAAGCGCGATGAACTTCATCAGATCATGGAGAACCTCGACGAGCATATCGGCGGCAAGTCGCCAAAAGAAATTGCGGCGTTCTTTTCATCCATTCTCGACATATACAACCAACTCTACATTCACAGCACCCAGGGCGTCATCTCGGTCAGGATTCGCCTGATTGACTATATTCCACAGACGCGAAATCACGTCCCGCCGCCTGTTTTTTATCATGAAATTTCGATGATATACGCCCCGGAAGAAATTCGGGCGATGCAGAAATGTCTTGAAACCATGGAGAAGACAAACCCGCTTTATTACTTCTTCATGGGGGTGTTAGACAAAGCATTCGACGCCAACCAGTTTAACGAAACCTCTAGTTATCTTTTGCTTGAAATTGCCAATTATTTCATCATGCAGTTAGAGAAAAAACGCAATGGCGAAGAAGTCGCCGTGTTTAAGGAGCGCTTCGCGAAAAATAAACGCGCCCTGGACCGAACAGCCAATGAATATCGTGAACTTGAAGTCATCCTGAACGGACACATGAGCAAGTATCCGGTTTTAGCGGTCGTTCCCAACATGATTCGGTCGTTAATTTTGATCCGCTTTGGAGTTGTCGAACCTAAATACGCGCCTGAAATTCTACACGCCATTAACAACAATATGAAAGCCTACAACCAGGCCAAGCGGGTGGTTTCGTTTGATTTTAGCCGTATGCCGCCGATGCAGCAGGCAATGATTAGAAAACAAGAGATGATACTGAAGTTTCAGATGGAGGTATTGTCTTACACAGGCGAAGTGCTTGAAAAAGATTTTTCGGGCTTCATTGGCGAGTATGAACGCATGATGGTCGAAATTGAAACAAAGTCGGCCCAAGTTGATTCCAACGACCCGCGCTCCTCACAACTCGTCAAACAAAAACGGACCCTGCAAACTGAATATGAACAGCGCCGCAAATCGTTTGATGTTCTCAAATGCCAACAGAGCCTGGTCGAAGTTCAACAGAAGATGATTGAATCGTCGTTGACGAAGTTTGAGAGCGAAGGCTCCATGCACGGCGAAGTGCACAAGTCGTTCAAAAGTGGATTGTTTGTTGAAGACAAGCCCAAGCCGCAGGAAAAAGAAGACCCCGAAAAGAAAAACCGCATGGCCTCGATGGACCGCCGCGAAAAAGAAGAGTAGCGCCTTTCAACCGGTTAAGGTCACTCCACAAAGGGTTCGATCATGTTGTAGGGCGTGTTGGGCGAGGCGGGATAACGGCGGGCGTTTCCGAGCACGTCGATGACTTCAACCGCATAGAGCGCTCCCGCGCCCGTCAACGGAAACGAGGCGGAAAACTGCGGATCGTCGCGCTCCATCGGGACGCGCAGCCAATCGCTGGAACCCGCAGCCGGTCTCCACAGCAGCGCGGCTTCCGCAATGCCCATTAAATCGAGCAGATCAGCC
This window encodes:
- the pth gene encoding aminoacyl-tRNA hydrolase, with the translated sequence MWLFAGLGNPGAEYENTRHNVGFDLVDLLSQRWKVPVDQKGPTFLFGTGEFLDQPVALVKPMIYMNRSGVALRRLLNEPEFSLQETLVMYDEVHLPLGTLRMRRKGSHGGHNGLRSIIDNLQTDEAPRLRIGVGEPVGDWADYVLSPFSKKEREVIDDALINAIDAVETLLKDGIEKAMNQFNR
- a CDS encoding 50S ribosomal protein L25 → MKRMELPVQLRDRVGKGGARSTRRAGMLPAVVYGGSEESMAVSVDRRVLEKSLHGAESENILVNLKFSDSGNETLTLLRDTQHHPLRGSLDHVDFLRISIDKPITLTVPVATLGTAKGVKEGGVFELVQREIDIECLPLDIPDHIEVDISDLAVGDTLHVSDIPENPKYTILTALEDALATVTIPAVMSTETDEEGEEGEEGVEGEEGDAEGEDAKEEASK
- the glmU gene encoding bifunctional UDP-N-acetylglucosamine diphosphorylase/glucosamine-1-phosphate N-acetyltransferase GlmU, producing the protein MSKATKPISSIILAAGDGTRMRSKQPKSLHRVCGRPMIVHILRSLDGLIDRKNVVVIGFANEMVRDALNGFNVDFAVQEERKGTGHAVLCAKPLLDLKEQSDVMVLVGDAPLLTRQTIEKIVDRHRHQDASATVLTTEMDDPSGYGRILRSGDNAVMSIVEDKDANMYEKKINEINTGIYMFDSQDLFWALDQIKPDNNQGEYYLTDVIHIMVKEKKRVEAWVTKDPSETMGINNRIQFALAERIMRSRILERLMLSGVTIVDPSTTFIDDSVSIGIDTIIHPNTFLIGKTQIGQGCEIGPLTQVEECEINDGCRINSSYLRGCTIPRGMSIGPFANLQHNQVTYPNDIKNETE
- a CDS encoding type II secretion system protein encodes the protein MGKKAFTLIELLIVVAIIGILAAIAVPNFLNAQIRAKAARTFSDLRTLHDQVSIRQLDTGLWLIDGNDSGDSINPEGCKYPSHLGQAFGKTCGNSNVVCNGIGDNFFDGRIWAQLTTPVNYMGSIPTDPFANGMFYGYEDRDCANGEGRNNHWLMFAAGPDGDHGDWIDRNAEAYNPSNGVTSNGDIWRAHVFKDSFFTTEFLGITIVTF
- a CDS encoding prepilin-type N-terminal cleavage/methylation domain-containing protein, which encodes MLKKQGFTLIELLIVVAIIGILAAIAVPNFLNAQIRAKVARSYSDMRATSTAVAIFNTDRGMMLVDIRDDDTDIGQKRIQEEFSGVGWNGGGGNRNNLAVLSPLTTPVAYMGSLPISPFVNSSLFTISGGNNEAYGRIGNQYYAYWDNDPEIKEPAGNNHNDWNLAALSNYVSNFTPWSYVFITFGPSAGTDNTTNTLEPYQPSNGITSAGEIFLFNSGTNNENVQRIN
- a CDS encoding prepilin-type N-terminal cleavage/methylation domain-containing protein, whose translation is MNRKKAFTLIELLIVVAIIGILAAIAVPNFLNAQMRAKITRVKADFRTASTGFSMYQLDRNAHPPDPGGPCVDWQAYARLTTPIAYVSSLEMFRDFFTNEGAEGAIGAACDLTFYDYGQVPYIAESGVGYVVISFGPDRDLDMGWNAGSMDALKSMEGSRLTFLYDASNGLVSSGDLILSALGVHNR